Proteins encoded by one window of Lathyrus oleraceus cultivar Zhongwan6 chromosome 1, CAAS_Psat_ZW6_1.0, whole genome shotgun sequence:
- the LOC127108559 gene encoding uncharacterized protein LOC127108559 isoform X1 translates to MTPRTDEYEQDNNDLNATDDDDSDDDGLKEDMAAVARACKFKVDEIPSEEDPLLASGDEIPYEKDPLLASGDAIVPFTGTADSDSDGQSDRECLNRVKSLCLNIDSIPHLQPAAAASDDDEDDMETVRSIFKRFSAYDRGGWEAWSEEDQTTGLIAEKDVAKCSISDRSDAGKMCPDSQCLDNDRSDAGEMCPDSQCLDNDTNLLIDTCDFDETYEKDAGLASQVLNKRSRFPPSAQAFVDVLSKNRALQQFLRSKLIEIEAKIEVNNKLREKVKILKDFQVSCNRRTGSALSMKKDPRVQLISSKKSFATKKSKNNNKKVSAMRYGPDENSRVANYKMVLERFPLSLDRKKWSNKERESLSKGIKQQFQETVYQISVDRMGSECSPGDIIDSFKGLEITPVRIRAFLPKVKWDPLASMHVTGRTGAECESRWLNCEDPLINHGSWTGEEDRSLLIIVQETGIRNWFDIAASLATNRTPFQCLARYQRSLNSSMINSEWTEEEDAQLCSAVAYFGESNWQSVASVLERRTGTQCSNRWKKSICPVRKGSFTPEEDERLTVAVALFGRKWNQIAKYVPGRIQSQCRERYLNSLDPSLKWGGWTEEEDLRLEAAITKYGYCWSKVAEDVPPRTDSQCRKRWKVICPEQVPLLQEARKRQRSLLARNFVDRESERPALTLNDFIPLQMLVPPSDVDAEKLQRKRKRKSRGICKEERSKKHGKETELCTVEARGADPKKERPKRHAKKKSFYPEDVEDIVPKKEKPKRHLKKARICPEEVQYITAYNDRVKTSGVGGVPISAPSNVPKKMRSKRGAKKAQPKEVDNIACSDEVNTCIKSSESQDGDNITLACFLRNKSKKKLSQCTKTASNGLSSSRTKSVSKQVENQIPSGEQDRLSLSCGIGGTKDLLMQTEDDSSRQVRKPEGTNATRKSEAEHNLNGDGNAIPLKFYVRKKTKKWSQVTEGCHACSPSILKKGSTLLHGNKPTIISNDSEPSMSKVVEEETVLNGGVAEAEPTNINVVEEETVLHGGVPEAEPTNFLVVEEETVLNGGVAEAEPTNINVVEEETVLHGGVAEAEPTNINVVEEETVLHGGVAEAEPTNINVVEEETVLHGAVAEAEPTNINGVEEETVLHGGVAEAEPTNLLVVEEETVLNGGVAEAEPTNIDVVEEETVLHSGVAEAEPTNFLVVEEETILHGGVADAEPPTINAVEKETIMHGGVSDTEPTNIEMQENDELPLSFLKNKTRRWQRRPNIRK, encoded by the exons ATGACACCACGCACGGACGAATATGAACAAGATAACAATGACCTAAACGCCACCGACGACGATGACAGCGACGACGACGGTCTCAAAGAAGACATGGCCGCCGTCGCGCGAGCCTGTAAGTTCAAAGTAGACGAAATTCCGTCTGAAGAAGATCCTCTTTTGGCTTCTGGAGATGAAATTCCGTATGAAAAAGATCCTCTTTTGGCCTCTGGCGACGCAATTGTCCCATTCACCGGTACTGCGGACTCTGACTCTGACGGACAAAGTGACCGTGAATGTCTCAATAGAGTTAAGAGTCTCTGTCTGAATATTGATTCTATTCCTCATCTGCAGCCGGCGGCAGCTGCTTCTGAcgatgatgaagatgacatgGAAACAGTTCGCTCCATCTTCAAACGGTTTTCCGCTTATGATAGAG GTGGATGGGAAGCATGGTCTGAAGAGGATCAGACCACGGGTTTAATTGCTGAGAAGGATGTTGCCAAGTGCTCCATTTCTGACAGATCAGATGCCGGTAAAATGTGTCCTGATTCTCAATGCCTTGATAATGACAGATCAGATGCCGGTGAAATGTGTCCTGATTCTCAATGCCTTGATAATGACACCAATTTGCTGATTGATACATGTGATTTTGACgagacttatgaaaaagatgcTGGATTGGCTTCTCAAGTATTGAATAAAAGATCAAGATTTCCTCCGTCGGCTCAAGCTTTTGTTGACGTCCTCTCGAAGAATAGAGCTCTCCAGCAATTTCTTAGAAGTAAGTTGATTGAAATTGAAGCAAAAATTGAAGTAAACAACAAGCTAAGGGAAAAAGTTAAAATCCTTAAGGATTTCCAGGTTTCATGCAATAGAAGAACGGGGAGTGCTTTATCAATGAAAAAGGATCCGCGTGTGCAGTTAATATCATCCAAGAAGTCTTTTGCAACAAAAAAGTCAAAG AACAATAATAAGAAAGTGTCTGCAATGCGTTATGGCCCAGATGAGAATTCTCGTGTTGCTAACTATAAGATGGTATTGGAAAGATTTCCGCTCTCTTTGGATAGGAAAAAGTGGTCAAATAAGGAAAGGGAGAGTCTTTCAAAGGGAATTAAGCAACAATTCCAAGAAACAGTGTATCAAATTTCAGTTGATAGAATGGG TTCAGAGTGCTCTCCCGGAGACATAATTGATTCATTTAAAGGTCTTGAAATCACACCAGTGAGGATTAGAGCATTTTTACCTAAAGTTAAATGGGATCCATTGGCTTCTATGCATGTTACTGGCCGTACTGGTGCTGAATGTGAATCACG GTGGTTGAATTGTGAAGACCCTTTGATCAATCATGGCTCATGGACTGGTGAAGAGGATAGGTCTCTTTTGATTATTGTCCAAGAGACTGGTATCAGGAATTGGTTTGACATTGCTGCATCATTGGCCACAAACAGGACTCCATTTCAATGCTTGGCACGATACCAAAGGAGCTTAAATTCTTCGATGATAAATAGTGAATGGACTGAGGAAGAAGATGCTCAACTTTGTTCTGCTGTTGCATATTTTGGTGAGAGTAATTGGCAGTCGGTGGCTTCTGTTTTAGAACGGCGGACGGGAACCCAGTGCTCAAATAG ATGGAAAAAATCAATTTGTCCTGTGAGGAAAGGAAGCTTTACACCCGAGGAGGATGAACGCCTTACAGTAGCAGTTGCGCTGTTTGGAAGGAAATGGAATCAAATAGCTAAATATGTTCCTGGCCGGATTCAATCTCAGTGTAGAGAAAG ATACCTTAATAGTTTGGATCCTTCTTTGAAATGGGGTGGATGGACTGAGGAAGAGGATTTAAGATTAGAAGCTGCAATCACCAAGTATGGGTATTGCTGGTCTAAGGTGGCTGAAGACGTACCTCCCCGCACTGATTCTCAATGTCGGAA GAGATGGAAGGTGATATGTCCTGAACAAGTTCCTTTGCTACAAGAAGCAAGAAAGAGGCAAAGGTCTCTTCTTGCCAGGAACTTTGTCGATCGAGAATCAGAACGTCCAGCCCTTACACTGAATGACTTCATTCCTTTACAAATGTTAGTTCCACCATCTGATGTTGATGCTGAGAAACTCCAAAGGAAGCGGAAGAGAAAGTCGCG CGGCATTTGCAAGGAAGAGAGGTCCAAAAAACATGGAAAGGAGACTGAACTTTGTACCGTGGAAGCACGAGGCGCAGATCCCAAGAAAGAGAGGCCTAAAAGACATGCAAAAAAGAAATCATTTTATCCTGAGGATGTAGAAGATATAGTTCCCAAGAAAGAGAAGCCTAAAAGACATTTGAAGAAGGCTCGAATTTGTCCTGAGGAAGTACAATATATAACAGCATATAATGATAGGGTCAAGACTTCTGGTGTTGGTGGTGTTCCAATCTCTGCACCGAGCAATGTTCCCAAGAAAATGAGATCTAAAAGAGGTGCTAAAAAGGCTCAGCCCAAGGAAGTAGATAATATAGCATGTAGTGACGAGGTCAACACTTGTATCAAGAGTTCAGAAAGTCAAGATGGAGACAACATAACACTTGCATGCTTTTTACGCAACAAATCAAAGAAGAAACTATCTCAATGTACCAAAACCGCCAGCAATGGTTTGTCTTCCTCTAGGACAAAGTCTGTATCTAAGCAGGTTGAAAATCAAATCCCATCTGGTGAGCAAGACAGATTGTCTCTGTCATGTGGTATTGGTGGAACTAAAGATTTGTTAATGCAAACAGAAGATGATTCTAGCAGACAAGTGAGAAAACCAGAAGGTACAAATGCAACTAGAAAATCAGAGGCTGAACACAATTTGAATGGTGATGGCAATGCTATACCTCTTAAGTTCTATGTTAGAAAGAAAACAAAGAAATGGAGTCAAGTTACTGAAGGATGCCATGCTTGCTCTCCCTCCATATTGAAAAAGGGATCTACATTACTCCATGGAAACAAGCCAACCATCATTTCTAACGATAGTGAACCATCGATGTCAAAAGTTGTTGAAGAGGAGACTGTTTTAAATGGTGGTGTGGCTGAAGCTGAACCCACAAACATCAATGTTGTCGAAGAAGAGACTGTTCTGCATGGTGGTGTGCCTGAAGCTGAACCCACAAACTTCCTTGTTGTTGAAGAGGAGACTGTTTTAAATGGTGGTGTGGCTGAAGCTGAACCCACAAATATTAATGTTGTCGAAGAAGAGACTGTTCTGCATGGTGGTGTGGCTGAAGCTGAACCCACAAACATCAATGTTGTCGAAGAAGAGACTGTTCTGCATGGTGGTGTGGCTGAAGCTGAACCCACAAACATCAATGTTGTTGAAGAAGAGACTGTTCTGCACGGTGCTGTGGCTGAAGCTGAACCCACAAACATCAATGGTGTCGAAGAAGAGACTGTTCTGCACGGTGGTGTGGCTGAAGCTGAACCCACAAACCTCCTTGTTGTTGAAGAGGAGACTGTTTTAAATGGTGGTGTGGCTGAAGCTGAACCAACAAACATCGATGTTGTCGAAGAAGAGACTGTTCTGCACAGTGGCGTGGCTGAAGCTGAACCCACAAACTTCCTTGTCGTTGAAGAAGAGACTATTCTGCATGGTGGTGTGGCTGATGCTGAACCCCCAACCATCAATGCGGTTGAAAAGGAGACTATTATGCACGGTGGTGTGTCTGATACTGAACCCACAAACATCGAAATGCAAGAAAATGATGAACTGCCGCTTTCCTTCCTGAAAAACAAGACAAGGAGATGGCAAAGACGGCCCAATATTCGGAAATGA
- the LOC127108559 gene encoding uncharacterized protein LOC127108559 isoform X2: MCPDSQCLDNDRSDAGEMCPDSQCLDNDTNLLIDTCDFDETYEKDAGLASQVLNKRSRFPPSAQAFVDVLSKNRALQQFLRSKLIEIEAKIEVNNKLREKVKILKDFQVSCNRRTGSALSMKKDPRVQLISSKKSFATKKSKNNNKKVSAMRYGPDENSRVANYKMVLERFPLSLDRKKWSNKERESLSKGIKQQFQETVYQISVDRMGSECSPGDIIDSFKGLEITPVRIRAFLPKVKWDPLASMHVTGRTGAECESRWLNCEDPLINHGSWTGEEDRSLLIIVQETGIRNWFDIAASLATNRTPFQCLARYQRSLNSSMINSEWTEEEDAQLCSAVAYFGESNWQSVASVLERRTGTQCSNRWKKSICPVRKGSFTPEEDERLTVAVALFGRKWNQIAKYVPGRIQSQCRERYLNSLDPSLKWGGWTEEEDLRLEAAITKYGYCWSKVAEDVPPRTDSQCRKRWKVICPEQVPLLQEARKRQRSLLARNFVDRESERPALTLNDFIPLQMLVPPSDVDAEKLQRKRKRKSRGICKEERSKKHGKETELCTVEARGADPKKERPKRHAKKKSFYPEDVEDIVPKKEKPKRHLKKARICPEEVQYITAYNDRVKTSGVGGVPISAPSNVPKKMRSKRGAKKAQPKEVDNIACSDEVNTCIKSSESQDGDNITLACFLRNKSKKKLSQCTKTASNGLSSSRTKSVSKQVENQIPSGEQDRLSLSCGIGGTKDLLMQTEDDSSRQVRKPEGTNATRKSEAEHNLNGDGNAIPLKFYVRKKTKKWSQVTEGCHACSPSILKKGSTLLHGNKPTIISNDSEPSMSKVVEEETVLNGGVAEAEPTNINVVEEETVLHGGVPEAEPTNFLVVEEETVLNGGVAEAEPTNINVVEEETVLHGGVAEAEPTNINVVEEETVLHGGVAEAEPTNINVVEEETVLHGAVAEAEPTNINGVEEETVLHGGVAEAEPTNLLVVEEETVLNGGVAEAEPTNIDVVEEETVLHSGVAEAEPTNFLVVEEETILHGGVADAEPPTINAVEKETIMHGGVSDTEPTNIEMQENDELPLSFLKNKTRRWQRRPNIRK, translated from the exons ATGTGTCCTGATTCTCAATGCCTTGATAATGACAGATCAGATGCCGGTGAAATGTGTCCTGATTCTCAATGCCTTGATAATGACACCAATTTGCTGATTGATACATGTGATTTTGACgagacttatgaaaaagatgcTGGATTGGCTTCTCAAGTATTGAATAAAAGATCAAGATTTCCTCCGTCGGCTCAAGCTTTTGTTGACGTCCTCTCGAAGAATAGAGCTCTCCAGCAATTTCTTAGAAGTAAGTTGATTGAAATTGAAGCAAAAATTGAAGTAAACAACAAGCTAAGGGAAAAAGTTAAAATCCTTAAGGATTTCCAGGTTTCATGCAATAGAAGAACGGGGAGTGCTTTATCAATGAAAAAGGATCCGCGTGTGCAGTTAATATCATCCAAGAAGTCTTTTGCAACAAAAAAGTCAAAG AACAATAATAAGAAAGTGTCTGCAATGCGTTATGGCCCAGATGAGAATTCTCGTGTTGCTAACTATAAGATGGTATTGGAAAGATTTCCGCTCTCTTTGGATAGGAAAAAGTGGTCAAATAAGGAAAGGGAGAGTCTTTCAAAGGGAATTAAGCAACAATTCCAAGAAACAGTGTATCAAATTTCAGTTGATAGAATGGG TTCAGAGTGCTCTCCCGGAGACATAATTGATTCATTTAAAGGTCTTGAAATCACACCAGTGAGGATTAGAGCATTTTTACCTAAAGTTAAATGGGATCCATTGGCTTCTATGCATGTTACTGGCCGTACTGGTGCTGAATGTGAATCACG GTGGTTGAATTGTGAAGACCCTTTGATCAATCATGGCTCATGGACTGGTGAAGAGGATAGGTCTCTTTTGATTATTGTCCAAGAGACTGGTATCAGGAATTGGTTTGACATTGCTGCATCATTGGCCACAAACAGGACTCCATTTCAATGCTTGGCACGATACCAAAGGAGCTTAAATTCTTCGATGATAAATAGTGAATGGACTGAGGAAGAAGATGCTCAACTTTGTTCTGCTGTTGCATATTTTGGTGAGAGTAATTGGCAGTCGGTGGCTTCTGTTTTAGAACGGCGGACGGGAACCCAGTGCTCAAATAG ATGGAAAAAATCAATTTGTCCTGTGAGGAAAGGAAGCTTTACACCCGAGGAGGATGAACGCCTTACAGTAGCAGTTGCGCTGTTTGGAAGGAAATGGAATCAAATAGCTAAATATGTTCCTGGCCGGATTCAATCTCAGTGTAGAGAAAG ATACCTTAATAGTTTGGATCCTTCTTTGAAATGGGGTGGATGGACTGAGGAAGAGGATTTAAGATTAGAAGCTGCAATCACCAAGTATGGGTATTGCTGGTCTAAGGTGGCTGAAGACGTACCTCCCCGCACTGATTCTCAATGTCGGAA GAGATGGAAGGTGATATGTCCTGAACAAGTTCCTTTGCTACAAGAAGCAAGAAAGAGGCAAAGGTCTCTTCTTGCCAGGAACTTTGTCGATCGAGAATCAGAACGTCCAGCCCTTACACTGAATGACTTCATTCCTTTACAAATGTTAGTTCCACCATCTGATGTTGATGCTGAGAAACTCCAAAGGAAGCGGAAGAGAAAGTCGCG CGGCATTTGCAAGGAAGAGAGGTCCAAAAAACATGGAAAGGAGACTGAACTTTGTACCGTGGAAGCACGAGGCGCAGATCCCAAGAAAGAGAGGCCTAAAAGACATGCAAAAAAGAAATCATTTTATCCTGAGGATGTAGAAGATATAGTTCCCAAGAAAGAGAAGCCTAAAAGACATTTGAAGAAGGCTCGAATTTGTCCTGAGGAAGTACAATATATAACAGCATATAATGATAGGGTCAAGACTTCTGGTGTTGGTGGTGTTCCAATCTCTGCACCGAGCAATGTTCCCAAGAAAATGAGATCTAAAAGAGGTGCTAAAAAGGCTCAGCCCAAGGAAGTAGATAATATAGCATGTAGTGACGAGGTCAACACTTGTATCAAGAGTTCAGAAAGTCAAGATGGAGACAACATAACACTTGCATGCTTTTTACGCAACAAATCAAAGAAGAAACTATCTCAATGTACCAAAACCGCCAGCAATGGTTTGTCTTCCTCTAGGACAAAGTCTGTATCTAAGCAGGTTGAAAATCAAATCCCATCTGGTGAGCAAGACAGATTGTCTCTGTCATGTGGTATTGGTGGAACTAAAGATTTGTTAATGCAAACAGAAGATGATTCTAGCAGACAAGTGAGAAAACCAGAAGGTACAAATGCAACTAGAAAATCAGAGGCTGAACACAATTTGAATGGTGATGGCAATGCTATACCTCTTAAGTTCTATGTTAGAAAGAAAACAAAGAAATGGAGTCAAGTTACTGAAGGATGCCATGCTTGCTCTCCCTCCATATTGAAAAAGGGATCTACATTACTCCATGGAAACAAGCCAACCATCATTTCTAACGATAGTGAACCATCGATGTCAAAAGTTGTTGAAGAGGAGACTGTTTTAAATGGTGGTGTGGCTGAAGCTGAACCCACAAACATCAATGTTGTCGAAGAAGAGACTGTTCTGCATGGTGGTGTGCCTGAAGCTGAACCCACAAACTTCCTTGTTGTTGAAGAGGAGACTGTTTTAAATGGTGGTGTGGCTGAAGCTGAACCCACAAATATTAATGTTGTCGAAGAAGAGACTGTTCTGCATGGTGGTGTGGCTGAAGCTGAACCCACAAACATCAATGTTGTCGAAGAAGAGACTGTTCTGCATGGTGGTGTGGCTGAAGCTGAACCCACAAACATCAATGTTGTTGAAGAAGAGACTGTTCTGCACGGTGCTGTGGCTGAAGCTGAACCCACAAACATCAATGGTGTCGAAGAAGAGACTGTTCTGCACGGTGGTGTGGCTGAAGCTGAACCCACAAACCTCCTTGTTGTTGAAGAGGAGACTGTTTTAAATGGTGGTGTGGCTGAAGCTGAACCAACAAACATCGATGTTGTCGAAGAAGAGACTGTTCTGCACAGTGGCGTGGCTGAAGCTGAACCCACAAACTTCCTTGTCGTTGAAGAAGAGACTATTCTGCATGGTGGTGTGGCTGATGCTGAACCCCCAACCATCAATGCGGTTGAAAAGGAGACTATTATGCACGGTGGTGTGTCTGATACTGAACCCACAAACATCGAAATGCAAGAAAATGATGAACTGCCGCTTTCCTTCCTGAAAAACAAGACAAGGAGATGGCAAAGACGGCCCAATATTCGGAAATGA